GTCATGCACTGTGTGGCTGTGTTTGGGCTTTATAGCCAGCTGATGGCTGATTATGGCGATGGGCTGGACTTCCTATCTAAAAGTGACCAATATGTTTTGAATAACTTACCAAAACCTCTACCCGACGCCTATTTGACGCTTCAGACGGACAACATGAAGTATTTCTTCCTTGATATCGTAGACGATGATGCGCATCTGCTTATTGATGTCTCAAAGAAGATTAAACGTTATTTCGATTACCGGATGAGTGGTGAATGGGCTGCAATTGGTTCGGAGTTCCCGGTCATTGTGTTTATCTGTAGGTCAGAAGCTGCCTGCAAGAAAGTACGGAAACGTTGTGATGCGGCAATTCGCAAAGCTTGGATACGTGATATTGAATTCAGAGTAATAACAAAAAATACGGTCAGCCTAGACTAAATTTCTTCCATCAATTAAGAAATTAGCAATGTGCTCGAGCGCCTCGTCACGAGTTGACTTCCTTAGTATTTCACGCTCCCAAACACGTGATATTCGCCATCCCGAGGCCGCGAGTATTGCTTCTTGGCTGTGATCACGCTCTACATTGCGGGTAATCTTGGCTATCCAGTAATCATCGTCACTCCCGCCCCGTCTGATCCTTAACTGATCCAGAGTACGACCGTGCCAGAAGTCGCCGTCGATGAATACAGCCAACTTACGGCGTGGTAGTGCCACGTCAGGTTTTCCTGGGGCTCGGCCATAGTGCTTCTGGAAGTATATATGGCGTTGACGCAAGTAACGGAACGTTATTATTTCCGCTTTTGTATTTTTGCTCCTAATAAGACTCATAACTTCGCTGCGTTTTTCTCTACTGAAGATGTCTGCCATTTAATTAACTCCAACTATCAGGTTGCTCTTTATAGTATAAGGGATGTCGTTGAGGTATTACGCGTCGTTGACTTCCATCGTTCAATAGCATAAATAATCTGATGCTAAAAAGTATACGGGCTAGAATCTGAGCCTATGTAATGCTTTTTTTGCGGT
The Candidatus Saccharimonadales bacterium genome window above contains:
- a CDS encoding replication-relaxation family protein is translated as MDRLELTYRQALNNEQVQILELLYKFRFVTVATLKEYFIESNPGMDVFRRLETLEQQGFIAKRYFDNYKLLHKPVAYYLLPAGARKLGEYRDEDDTDEINIKGIYRDSMVREQFVMHCVAVFGLYSQLMADYGDGLDFLSKSDQYVLNNLPKPLPDAYLTLQTDNMKYFFLDIVDDDAHLLIDVSKKIKRYFDYRMSGEWAAIGSEFPVIVFICRSEAACKKVRKRCDAAIRKAWIRDIEFRVITKNTVSLD
- a CDS encoding very short patch repair endonuclease codes for the protein MADIFSREKRSEVMSLIRSKNTKAEIITFRYLRQRHIYFQKHYGRAPGKPDVALPRRKLAVFIDGDFWHGRTLDQLRIRRGGSDDDYWIAKITRNVERDHSQEAILAASGWRISRVWEREILRKSTRDEALEHIANFLIDGRNLV